The genomic window AGTATGGGGTAAAGGTTGTAACCATCCATCCCGATATGACTAAAACAAACTTTTATAGAAATGCAAATTTTGAAGAAGGTAAAGGGGAGGATACCTATTTAGAGGCAAAGGAAGTGGCAGCTTTTATAGATTTTATCCTATCCCAAAGGGAAGGAATTGTAGTAACAGATGTGACAATAAAACCCCAAAGGCATATGATTACAAGAAAATAAATAAAGGATTTATCTTTAGAAATTATTGTAATTTTGTTATCCATAGCATATAATTATAGATGTAAGCTACCCTTTTAGGGAGCGAAACTTATTGATCGGAAAATTAACAAGTACTGCTCTGATCCGTTAGGACCGAGACAGGTAATAATACCCCTTAAATAAGGGTTTCTTTGCCTGTCTATCCCTAGGGATAGATTTTTTAGTTTAGGGGTGATTAGGTGAAAATTGCTTTTGTTGGTGCTGGGAAAGTTGGAAGGGTATTCGGTTGGTATTTGAAATCTAAAGGTTTAAATGTCTTAGGATATAACAGCCGAAGGTTAGAATCAGCTAAACAGGCAGCTTTAGAAACTGATAGTAGGGTACTATCTTTAGAAGAAGTAGTAGCTTCTGGGGAAATTATCTTTATAACCACATCTGATAAAAGTATTGGGGAAGTTTGTAATCAAATAGCTAAAGATTACCGATTTAAAAGGGGACAAACAGTTGTCCATATGTCAGGGGGATTAGGCTCAGATATTCTCAGTTCAGCGAAGGAACAAGGAGCTAATATTTTCTCTCTACATCCCATGCAGTCCTTTGCTAGTATAGAAAAGGGTAAAGAAGAAATAAAAAATACTTTTTTTACCTTTGAAGGTGATGGAGAAGAAAAAATTATCATCCAATTATTAGAGAAAATAGGTAATCCTTATACAAAAATAAATTCTAGTAGCAAATCATTGTATCACACTGCTGCCTGTATTAGCTCAAATTATTTAGTTACTTTGACAAATATAGCCAAAGAAATTTTAAAGAAAATTGGCTTTGATGATAAAGATGCTTTAAAAGTATTATTGCCTTTGATGAAAGGGACGTTAGAAAACATTGAAAAATTAGGTATAGAACAGGCTTTAACAGGACCTATTGTTAGAGGGGATTATAATACAGTCCAAAACCATTTGCAAAATCTTGAAGGATTAGGTGATATCGGAAAAATTTATATATTATTAGGTAAAGAGACAGTAAAGTTAGCACAAAAAAGAAATTTAGCTGGAGAACAAATAGAAAGTTTAAACAGATTATTTGAAGGGTGGGAATAGGATGAGTGAAAAAAGGGAAAAGAAGTTTACTGTAAGTTCTTTTTTGGATAGTAAAGAAAAAGGTGAAAAAATAACTATGTTGACAGCCTATGATTATACAACAGCAAAGCTGTTAGATGAAGCTGGTGTAGATAGTATTTTGGTAGGGGATTCCCTAGGTATGGTAATGCTGGGCTATGACTCTACCTTAAAAGTTACCTTAGAAGATGTTTTACACCATACCAAAGCAGTAGTCCGGGGTTGTAATAGAGCCATGGTTATTGCCGATATGCCCTATTTAACTTACCACATTTCCGTTGAAGAAACTGTGAAAAATGCAGGAAGGTTAATCCAAGAAGGAGGAGCCCATGCAGTTAAATTAGAAGGAGGAGAAGAAATTCTCCCGATGGTCAAAGGTTTGATTAGGGCTCAAATACCGGTATTAGGTCACTTAGGTCTAACACCCCAGTCGGTAAATATGATGGGGGGATATAAAGTTCAAGGGAAAAGTGAAGAGAGTGCAAAAAAAATCTTGAGGGATGCCAAACTCTTAGAAGAAGCTGGAGTTTTTGGTATAGTATTAGAATGTGTACCAGACAGATTGGCTGAACATATCAGTAAATCATTAAAAATTCCTACAATAGGAATAGGTGCTGGAGCAGGCTGTGATGGTCAAGTTCTAGTAATACAGGATATGTTAGGTATGTACAGCAACCTCTCCCCTAAATTCGTAAAAAGATACAAAAATATTGGTGAAGAGATAAAGGCAGGGGTTAAAGAATACATTAAAGAAGTTAAGGCTGGTTCTTTCCCAGAAGAACAACATACCTTTAAAATAAGTGATGATATCTTAGAAAAGCTTTATTAAAGGAGAGTAGCTATGAAAATTATTGAAAATCCCCAAGAAATGCAAAGTTTTATAAAAGAACAAAAAAGAGCAGGAAAGACCGTTGGATTTGTTCCTACAATGGGATATTTACACCAAGGTCATCTTTCTTTAGTGGAAAGGGCAAAAAGGGAAAATGATCTAGTTGTTGTCAGTATTTTCGTCAATCCCACCCAGTTTGGTCAAGGGGAGGATTTTGATATCTACCCTAGAGATTTTGAGCGGGATAAAAATCTTTTAGCTAAGTTAAATATCGATGTCCTTTTCTATCCTTCAGTTGAAGATATCTATCCGTCAAATTACAAAACCTATGTAGAAGTTTATGATATTACCGACAAACTCTGTGGAGCTTCAAGGCCTGGTCATTTTAAAGGTGTTACTACTATTGTTACAAAATTATTTAATATGGTACTACCTGATAGAGCTTATTTTGGCTTAAAGGATGCCCAGCAGGTTTTAGTAATAAAGCAAATGGTCAAGGACCTAAATTTCCCCATTGAAATTGTCCCTTGTCCAATAGTCAGAGAAGAAGATGGGTTGGCTATGAGTTCTAGAAATGTCAATTTAAAACCCCATGAAAGGGAGGCTGCTTTAGTTTTATCTAAATCCCTATTCGCCGCTCAAAAACTAATTTTGGATGGAGAACGGGATGGAGATAAAATTAAAAAGTTTATTGCAGAGAACATTTCCAAAGAACCTTTAGCTAATATCGATTATGTTAAAGTAGTTTCAGCGGAAAACTTAGAAGAAGTAAAAGAAATAGAGGGAGAAATTCTAATTGCCCTAGCTGTGAAAATTGGAAAAGTAAGGTTAATTGATAATATTATGGTGGAGGTTTAAAGAAAATGTATATTACTATGTTTAAATCAAAAATCCATAAAGCTACTGTAACTGAAGCTAATTTAAATTACGTTGGTAGTGTAACAATTGATAAAGATTTACTAGAAGCTTCTGGA from Anaerobranca gottschalkii DSM 13577 includes these protein-coding regions:
- a CDS encoding Rossmann-like and DUF2520 domain-containing protein, with the translated sequence MKIAFVGAGKVGRVFGWYLKSKGLNVLGYNSRRLESAKQAALETDSRVLSLEEVVASGEIIFITTSDKSIGEVCNQIAKDYRFKRGQTVVHMSGGLGSDILSSAKEQGANIFSLHPMQSFASIEKGKEEIKNTFFTFEGDGEEKIIIQLLEKIGNPYTKINSSSKSLYHTAACISSNYLVTLTNIAKEILKKIGFDDKDALKVLLPLMKGTLENIEKLGIEQALTGPIVRGDYNTVQNHLQNLEGLGDIGKIYILLGKETVKLAQKRNLAGEQIESLNRLFEGWE
- the panB gene encoding 3-methyl-2-oxobutanoate hydroxymethyltransferase; translation: MSEKREKKFTVSSFLDSKEKGEKITMLTAYDYTTAKLLDEAGVDSILVGDSLGMVMLGYDSTLKVTLEDVLHHTKAVVRGCNRAMVIADMPYLTYHISVEETVKNAGRLIQEGGAHAVKLEGGEEILPMVKGLIRAQIPVLGHLGLTPQSVNMMGGYKVQGKSEESAKKILRDAKLLEEAGVFGIVLECVPDRLAEHISKSLKIPTIGIGAGAGCDGQVLVIQDMLGMYSNLSPKFVKRYKNIGEEIKAGVKEYIKEVKAGSFPEEQHTFKISDDILEKLY
- the panC gene encoding pantoate--beta-alanine ligase — translated: MKIIENPQEMQSFIKEQKRAGKTVGFVPTMGYLHQGHLSLVERAKRENDLVVVSIFVNPTQFGQGEDFDIYPRDFERDKNLLAKLNIDVLFYPSVEDIYPSNYKTYVEVYDITDKLCGASRPGHFKGVTTIVTKLFNMVLPDRAYFGLKDAQQVLVIKQMVKDLNFPIEIVPCPIVREEDGLAMSSRNVNLKPHEREAALVLSKSLFAAQKLILDGERDGDKIKKFIAENISKEPLANIDYVKVVSAENLEEVKEIEGEILIALAVKIGKVRLIDNIMVEV